Proteins from a genomic interval of Pseudomonas silesiensis:
- a CDS encoding sugar diacid recognition domain-containing protein, whose translation MFELDHDLAQDIVDRAMAILPYNVNVMDSQGLILGSGEPERVNTRHEGAQLVLANARVVEIDAQTAIHLKGVQPGINLPLLLDQRLIGVLGITGEPEQLRTYAELVRMTAEMLVAQRNQQAEQQWRRQRCDDLLALLLSDAGDSPRLIDEAQQLGLKPRMNRVPYLFELGMEQGPGQTVEALGAWLTSRHPDSWCISSAKSSLLWCRPASQAVEHERLLEKLDGLGWNILRIAVGEQADGLSGLRRCNRQVGDLLAYGRDVVPRTRLLTLSRYRLPVMLWRHRNDDALDELLKPLRKVIAKDGNGQLLATLRSWCDHDGQSQACADALGIHRNSLRYRMERIAELSGVDPLRLEGMLALYLGVQLLPDTDAKP comes from the coding sequence ATGTTCGAACTCGATCACGACCTGGCGCAGGACATCGTCGACCGGGCGATGGCCATCCTGCCGTACAACGTCAACGTCATGGACAGCCAGGGGCTGATCCTCGGCAGCGGCGAACCGGAGCGGGTCAACACCCGGCATGAAGGCGCGCAACTGGTGCTGGCCAATGCCCGGGTGGTGGAGATCGACGCCCAGACCGCGATCCATCTCAAAGGCGTGCAGCCGGGCATCAACCTGCCGCTGCTGCTCGACCAGCGCCTGATCGGCGTGCTCGGCATCACCGGCGAACCGGAGCAATTGCGCACCTACGCCGAACTGGTGCGCATGACCGCCGAAATGCTGGTGGCCCAGCGTAATCAACAGGCCGAGCAACAATGGCGACGCCAGCGGTGTGATGACCTGCTGGCGTTGCTGCTCAGCGACGCCGGTGATTCACCGCGGCTGATCGACGAAGCACAACAACTGGGGCTCAAGCCACGGATGAACCGGGTGCCGTATCTGTTCGAGCTGGGTATGGAGCAGGGGCCGGGGCAAACCGTCGAAGCGCTCGGCGCCTGGCTGACCTCGCGCCATCCGGACAGTTGGTGCATCAGCTCGGCCAAGTCCTCGTTGCTGTGGTGCCGACCGGCCAGCCAGGCGGTCGAGCACGAACGCCTGCTGGAAAAGCTCGACGGCCTGGGCTGGAACATCCTGCGCATTGCGGTGGGCGAGCAGGCCGACGGGCTGTCGGGGCTGCGTCGTTGCAATCGGCAGGTCGGGGACTTGCTGGCCTATGGACGCGACGTCGTGCCGCGAACCCGTTTGCTGACGTTGAGCCGCTATCGACTGCCGGTGATGCTCTGGCGTCATCGCAACGACGACGCCCTGGATGAGTTGCTCAAACCGTTACGTAAAGTCATCGCCAAGGACGGCAACGGCCAATTGCTGGCGACCTTGCGCAGCTGGTGCGATCACGACGGCCAGAGCCAGGCTTGCGCCGATGCACTGGGCATCCATCGCAATAGTTTGCGCTATAGGATGGAACGCATCGCCGAACTCAGTGGCGTCGATCCATTGCGCCTGGAGGGCATGCTCGCGCTGTATCTGGGTGTTCAGCTATTGCCTGACACCGACGCAAAGCCGTAA
- a CDS encoding aldo/keto reductase: MSYRTLGHSGLQVSTLTLGTMMFGEQTSPEDSLRIIDKAWDQGINFIDTADVYTNGRSEEIVGEAIAGNRHEWVLATKVGFGPVDGVPNRSGLSRKHLFNGIDASLTRLGTDYLDIYYLHREDHNTPLEVTVSAIGDLIRQGKIRYWGLSNYRGWRIAEVIRVADTLGVDRPVISQPLYNIVNRQAETEQITAAQAYGLGVVPYSPLARGVLSGKYAPDVQPDANSRAGRADKRILETEWRVESLRIAQQIQAYTQGRGVGIVEFAIAWVLNNSAVTSAIVGPRTEEQWDAYTKAQAVKITAEDEAFIDSLVTPGHASTPGFNDVSHFVSGRKPLPL, encoded by the coding sequence ATGAGCTACCGCACGCTGGGTCATTCGGGTCTGCAGGTGTCGACCCTGACCCTGGGCACCATGATGTTCGGCGAACAGACCAGCCCCGAAGATTCCCTGCGGATCATCGACAAGGCCTGGGACCAGGGCATCAATTTCATCGACACTGCCGACGTCTACACCAACGGCCGCTCCGAGGAAATCGTCGGCGAAGCGATTGCCGGCAATCGCCACGAATGGGTGCTGGCGACCAAGGTCGGTTTCGGTCCGGTGGACGGCGTGCCCAACCGCAGCGGCCTGAGCCGCAAGCACCTGTTCAATGGCATCGACGCCAGCCTGACGCGCCTGGGCACCGACTATCTGGACATTTATTACCTGCACCGCGAGGACCACAACACACCGCTGGAGGTCACGGTGTCGGCCATCGGCGACCTGATTCGCCAGGGCAAGATCCGCTACTGGGGTTTGTCGAACTACCGCGGCTGGCGCATTGCCGAAGTGATTCGCGTGGCGGACACACTGGGCGTCGACCGGCCGGTGATCAGTCAGCCGCTGTATAACATCGTCAACCGCCAGGCCGAAACCGAGCAGATCACTGCTGCACAGGCCTATGGCCTGGGCGTGGTGCCTTACAGCCCGTTGGCGCGCGGGGTGCTCAGCGGCAAGTACGCGCCGGATGTGCAACCTGACGCCAACAGCCGTGCCGGACGCGCAGATAAACGCATTCTGGAAACCGAGTGGCGGGTTGAATCCCTGCGCATTGCGCAGCAGATCCAGGCGTACACCCAGGGCCGCGGGGTGGGTATTGTCGAGTTCGCGATTGCCTGGGTATTGAACAACAGCGCGGTGACCTCGGCGATTGTCGGCCCGCGGACCGAGGAACAATGGGATGCCTACACCAAGGCCCAGGCGGTGAAAATCACGGCTGAGGATGAAGCGTTCATCGATTCGCTGGTGACACCGGGGCATGCGTCGACGCCGGGGTTCAATGATGTGAGCCATTTCGTGTCCGGGCGTAAGCCCCTGCCCTTGTAG
- the rarD gene encoding EamA family transporter RarD — protein MSKGIALSVSASVLFAVMYYFTSLLSPLSGVEIFGWRMLLTLPCMTVFMVVSGEWKRVIALFRRLASQPKLLAGIALSATLLGLQLWLFMWAPLNGYSLDVSLGYFLLPLSMVLTGRVAYGERLSYLQKVAVFFASLGVLNELYQVGGFSWATLLVVIGYPLYFILRKRLATDNLGGLWMDMAMMVPVALWFVQGGEQGFGVFNQHPWLSLLIPLLGVISASALVVYIIASRLLPFSLFGLLSYVEPVLLLGVALLLGESIKPGEWLTYIPIWMAVVVLVFEGFKHMVRNRRP, from the coding sequence TTGTCTAAAGGTATCGCTTTATCGGTCTCGGCCTCGGTGCTGTTTGCCGTCATGTATTACTTCACCTCGCTGCTCTCCCCCCTGAGCGGCGTGGAAATCTTCGGCTGGCGCATGCTGCTGACACTGCCCTGCATGACCGTGTTCATGGTGGTCTCCGGCGAATGGAAGCGGGTGATCGCCCTGTTTCGGCGGCTGGCCAGCCAACCCAAACTGCTCGCCGGCATTGCCCTTTCCGCAACGCTGCTCGGCCTGCAACTCTGGCTGTTCATGTGGGCTCCGCTCAACGGCTATAGCCTCGATGTGTCCCTGGGCTATTTCCTGTTACCGCTGTCCATGGTCCTGACCGGGCGGGTCGCCTATGGCGAGCGTCTGTCCTACCTGCAAAAGGTGGCGGTGTTCTTTGCTTCCCTCGGCGTGCTCAACGAGCTGTATCAGGTGGGTGGTTTTTCCTGGGCGACCTTGTTGGTCGTCATCGGTTATCCACTGTACTTCATCCTGCGCAAGCGCCTGGCGACCGACAACCTCGGCGGTCTGTGGATGGACATGGCCATGATGGTGCCGGTGGCGCTGTGGTTCGTTCAAGGGGGCGAACAAGGCTTCGGCGTATTCAACCAGCATCCATGGCTGTCGCTGCTGATCCCGCTGCTCGGGGTGATCAGTGCTTCGGCGCTGGTGGTCTACATCATCGCCAGCCGGTTGTTGCCGTTCAGCCTGTTCGGCTTGTTGAGCTACGTCGAACCGGTGCTGTTGCTCGGGGTGGCGTTGTTGCTGGGGGAAAGCATCAAGCCTGGGGAATGGCTGACCTACATTCCGATCTGGATGGCGGTGGTGGTGCTGGTGTTTGAAGGGTTCAAGCACATGGTCCGTAACCGCAGACCTTAA
- the hppD gene encoding 4-hydroxyphenylpyruvate dioxygenase, with amino-acid sequence MADLYENPMGLMGFEFIEFASPTPNTLEPIFQIMGFTKVATHRSKDVHLYRQGAINLILNNEPNSVASYFAAEHGPSVCGMAFRVKDSQKAYKRALELGAQPIHIETGPMELHLPAIKGIGGAPLYLIDRFGEGSSIYDIDFVFIEGVDRNPVGAGLKIIDHLTHNVYRGRMAYWANFYEKLFNFREIRYFDIKGEYTGLTSKAMTAPDGMIRIPLNEESSKGAGQIEEFLMQFNGEGIQHVAFLSDDLIKTWDHLKSIGMRFMTAPPETYYEMLEGRLPNHGEPVDELQARGILLDGSSESGDKRLLLQIFSETLMGPVFFEFIQRKGDDGFGEGNFKALFESIERDQVRRGVLSTD; translated from the coding sequence ATGGCAGATTTATACGAAAACCCAATGGGCCTGATGGGCTTTGAATTCATCGAATTCGCATCGCCAACCCCCAACACCCTGGAGCCGATCTTCCAGATCATGGGCTTCACCAAGGTCGCGACCCATCGTTCCAAAGACGTGCACCTGTATCGCCAGGGCGCGATCAACCTGATCCTCAACAACGAACCCAACAGTGTCGCGTCCTACTTCGCAGCCGAACACGGCCCGTCGGTGTGCGGCATGGCCTTTCGGGTCAAGGATTCGCAAAAGGCCTACAAGCGTGCCCTGGAACTCGGCGCCCAGCCGATCCACATCGAGACCGGTCCGATGGAGCTGCACCTGCCGGCGATCAAAGGCATCGGCGGTGCGCCGCTGTACCTGATCGACCGTTTCGGCGAAGGCAGCTCGATCTACGACATCGACTTCGTGTTCATCGAAGGCGTTGACCGCAACCCGGTCGGGGCTGGCCTGAAGATCATCGATCACCTGACCCACAACGTTTATCGCGGACGCATGGCCTATTGGGCCAACTTCTACGAGAAACTGTTCAACTTCCGCGAGATCCGCTACTTCGACATCAAGGGCGAGTACACCGGCCTGACGTCCAAGGCGATGACCGCACCGGACGGCATGATCCGTATCCCGTTGAACGAGGAGTCGTCCAAGGGCGCCGGGCAGATCGAAGAGTTCCTGATGCAGTTCAACGGCGAGGGCATCCAGCACGTGGCCTTCCTCAGCGATGACCTGATCAAGACCTGGGATCACCTGAAAAGCATTGGCATGCGCTTCATGACTGCGCCGCCGGAAACCTACTACGAGATGCTCGAAGGCCGTTTGCCGAACCACGGCGAACCGGTCGACGAACTGCAGGCGCGGGGCATTTTGCTGGACGGTTCGTCCGAGTCGGGCGACAAGCGTTTGCTGCTGCAGATCTTCTCGGAAACCCTTATGGGGCCGGTGTTCTTCGAGTTCATCCAGCGCAAAGGCGACGATGGCTTTGGTGAAGGCAACTTCAAGGCGCTGTTCGAATCGATCGAGCGTGATCAGGTTCGTCGTGGTGTGCTTTCTACCGACTAA
- a CDS encoding EAL domain-containing protein encodes MPLNVKNRRKRGIRIAVTVLSGLLPVLLGFAILCMQAERTLQQSTRLTAEEAVHQFELMFDNTAEAARELLPLAGQRCNDVKLALREQVTRRPFVRSTNLVWDDSIYCSSLFGDYQEKINAGDYNQGQLLLMKGNPVTPDSALLVYRLSDGLRGALSALDGYHLSNVLRLIDRKTLLVLQVGPNWLSADGRFHDGALPLFAVAQNELASSRYAFTVAAGFPEGETWRYMKSEYPPLFSLLMFFGVVSGSIGHVLQKRAMSPRHEMQRAMEAAEFIPYFQPVVHGDSKQWSGCEVLMRWNHPKEGLVRPDLFIPFAEYSGLIVPMTRSLMQQTATLLAPLSASFKEPFHIGINITASHCKDLDLVEDCREFIQAFAPGSISLVLELTERELIEPTAMTHQLFEQLHGLGVMIAIDDFGTGHSSLGYLREFNVDFLKIDQSFVAMIGGDALSRHILDTIIELSAKLDLAIVAEGVETPEQSDYLTAHGVNFLQGYLFGRPMPAEEFINALSHH; translated from the coding sequence ATGCCATTGAACGTCAAAAACCGCCGCAAACGCGGGATCAGGATTGCCGTGACCGTCTTGAGCGGTTTACTCCCGGTACTGCTGGGGTTCGCCATTCTCTGTATGCAGGCAGAACGCACGCTGCAACAAAGTACCCGGCTGACGGCGGAGGAAGCCGTGCACCAGTTCGAATTGATGTTCGACAACACCGCCGAGGCCGCGCGCGAGTTGCTGCCGCTGGCGGGCCAACGCTGCAACGATGTCAAGCTGGCCTTGCGCGAACAGGTCACCCGCCGTCCCTTCGTGCGCTCGACCAATCTGGTGTGGGATGACAGCATTTACTGCAGTTCCCTGTTCGGTGACTATCAGGAAAAGATCAATGCCGGCGACTACAACCAAGGCCAGTTGTTGTTGATGAAGGGCAATCCGGTCACGCCCGATAGCGCGCTGCTGGTGTATCGACTCAGTGATGGGCTACGAGGCGCCTTGAGCGCTCTGGACGGTTATCACCTGAGCAATGTATTGCGTCTGATCGACCGAAAGACCTTGCTGGTATTGCAAGTGGGCCCGAATTGGCTGTCCGCCGATGGCAGGTTCCATGACGGTGCCCTGCCCCTCTTTGCGGTAGCGCAAAACGAACTGGCCTCCTCGCGCTACGCTTTTACCGTGGCAGCCGGTTTCCCGGAGGGCGAAACCTGGCGTTATATGAAAAGCGAATACCCGCCACTGTTCAGCTTGCTGATGTTTTTCGGCGTGGTATCCGGCTCGATCGGGCATGTCCTGCAAAAGCGCGCCATGTCACCCAGGCATGAAATGCAGCGCGCGATGGAAGCCGCTGAGTTCATTCCCTACTTCCAGCCGGTGGTCCATGGCGACAGCAAGCAGTGGTCCGGTTGCGAGGTGCTGATGCGCTGGAATCATCCGAAGGAAGGTTTGGTGCGCCCGGATCTGTTCATCCCGTTTGCCGAATATTCCGGGCTGATCGTGCCGATGACCCGCTCATTGATGCAACAGACCGCCACGTTGCTGGCGCCCCTGTCTGCGTCGTTCAAAGAGCCGTTTCACATTGGCATCAACATCACCGCCAGCCATTGCAAGGACCTGGATCTGGTGGAGGATTGTCGCGAGTTCATCCAGGCTTTCGCACCGGGCTCGATCAGCCTGGTGCTGGAGTTGACCGAGCGCGAACTCATCGAGCCCACGGCCATGACCCATCAATTGTTCGAACAGCTGCACGGGCTCGGCGTAATGATCGCGATCGACGACTTTGGCACCGGCCACTCGAGCCTGGGTTATCTGCGTGAATTCAATGTGGACTTCCTGAAGATCGACCAGAGCTTCGTCGCCATGATCGGGGGCGACGCCCTTTCCCGGCACATTCTCGACACCATCATCGAGCTTTCGGCCAAGCTTGATCTGGCCATCGTCGCCGAAGGCGTGGAAACCCCGGAGCAAAGTGATTACCTGACCGCCCACGGCGTTAACTTCCTGCAGGGTTATCTGTTTGGCCGGCCAATGCCCGCCGAAGAGTTCATTAATGCATTAAGTCACCATTAA
- a CDS encoding histone-like nucleoid-structuring protein, MvaT/MvaU family gives MSRLAEFRAAEKALQEQLKQLEALKNDAGLKKEIEFEEKLQGLMKNYGKSLRDVIAILDPNPGKSGLQQAAAPKTRRARVVKVYQNPHTGELIETKGGNHRGLKAWKEQYGVDTVDSWLRG, from the coding sequence TTGTCCAGACTCGCTGAATTTCGTGCAGCTGAAAAGGCCCTTCAGGAACAGCTCAAGCAGCTGGAAGCCCTGAAGAACGATGCCGGGCTCAAGAAAGAAATCGAATTCGAAGAAAAGCTCCAGGGGCTGATGAAAAACTATGGCAAAAGCCTGCGCGACGTCATCGCCATTCTTGATCCGAACCCGGGCAAATCCGGTCTGCAACAGGCCGCAGCGCCTAAAACCCGCCGCGCTCGCGTGGTCAAGGTTTACCAGAATCCGCACACCGGTGAACTGATTGAAACCAAAGGCGGCAACCACCGCGGCCTGAAAGCCTGGAAGGAACAATACGGCGTTGACACCGTGGATTCCTGGCTGCGTGGTTAA
- a CDS encoding DUF4946 domain-containing protein — translation MIRFCPSIFLLLGALSAVTSAHADAPVVTWPHGWQVEAVPQDPANAQVSRQRAVKIDQGGTPVMVMELTMTQVQSGHQVNLEGVLLEMRKSVQKDFFQGGYQSVCNKIHPTRLSRLEALETTCTITQNGRHVLSQTLVAAVDADKAYVFSCAGQAEAYKASQTEIDAARNSLKL, via the coding sequence ATGATTCGATTCTGTCCATCGATCTTCCTTCTGCTGGGGGCGCTGTCAGCGGTGACCAGTGCTCACGCCGATGCGCCAGTCGTGACCTGGCCTCACGGCTGGCAAGTCGAAGCCGTCCCGCAAGATCCCGCCAATGCCCAGGTATCGCGCCAACGCGCGGTGAAAATCGATCAAGGCGGCACGCCGGTGATGGTGATGGAGTTGACCATGACCCAGGTACAAAGTGGCCATCAGGTGAACCTGGAGGGCGTGTTGCTGGAGATGCGCAAGTCGGTGCAGAAAGACTTCTTCCAAGGCGGCTATCAAAGTGTCTGCAACAAGATTCACCCCACTCGCTTGAGTCGCCTGGAAGCGCTGGAAACTACCTGCACCATCACCCAGAACGGTCGTCATGTGCTGTCTCAAACATTGGTGGCGGCCGTGGATGCCGATAAGGCCTATGTTTTTTCTTGCGCGGGGCAGGCGGAAGCTTATAAGGCAAGTCAGACCGAAATAGACGCTGCCCGTAACAGCTTGAAACTTTAG